A genomic window from Arvicola amphibius chromosome 5, mArvAmp1.2, whole genome shotgun sequence includes:
- the Zbp1 gene encoding Z-DNA-binding protein 1 isoform X2: MAEAAADLSTGNNLEQKILQALNEIGGSVKIGQLVKKCQAPKKTINSILYRLKKEGKVSSPAPTTWCLGGSSSADEAPAVPEDLTAQPSLDDRIFRFLEANGPCRALHIAKALGMNTAKEVNPDLYRMRSSHLLSYDGQAWMIYDSSRKAHSEMRQEHAAIIYQQNPINMICQQGANNHISISESEAIQIGHGNTMLRQIACAQRGPSPHHPLLLPAPDDPSSQNTPPGAWGAQHIHMEKSLLRRVQLGHGNEMSLPRDPVQHPAEEHPAGSFTGSPPVSATSGDAGTSFYMQTPEPGPHPEGDTAQKVHIRSSWLEDATIGNSNKMTIRTASQGGVGESGNSEEPKEETDSSSKASPCGSCSRAPSSSTLLTPKLRTMTLGDSSPQTTEPALREDGASDTGDCRTQE, encoded by the exons ATGGCAGAAGCTGCTGCTGACCTGAGCACAGGAA ACAATCTGGAGCAAAAGATCCTACAGGCACTGAATGAAATCGGTGGCTCTGTGAAGATTGGCCAGCTGGTAAAGAAGTGCCAAGCGCCCAAGAAAACAATCAACTCAATCCTTTACCGCCTGAAGAAGGAGGGCAAAGTATCCTCCCCAGCCCCTACAACCTGGTGCTTAGGCGGGAGCTCTTCCGCAGATGAGGCTCCTGCAGTCCCTGAGGATCTCACCGCTCAGCCAAGCCTCG ATGATAGAATTTTCAGATTCCTGGAGGCCAACGGACCTTGCAGGGCCCTGCATATTGCCAAGGCTCTGGGCATGAATACGGCCAAAGAGGTGAACCCAGACCTGTACAGAATGAGAAGCAGTCACCTTCTGAGCTATGACGGGCAGGCGTGGATGATCTATGACTCAAGTCGGAAAG CTCATTCTGAAATGAGACAAGAGCACGCTGCAATCATTTACCAGCAGAATCCCATCAACATGATCTGCCAACAAGGAGCCAACAACCATATCTCCATCTCTGAGTCAGAAGCCATCCAGATCGGGCATGGGAACACCATGCTAAGGCAGATAGCCTGTGCTCAGAGAG GTCCCAGCCCCCATCATCCTCTCCTGCTACCCGCTCCAGATGACCCCTCTTCTCAGAACACCCCACCTGGTGCCTGGGGAGCTCAGCACATCCACATGGAGAAGTCCTTGCTCCGCCGTGTGCAGCTGGGCCATGGCAATGAGATGAGCCTCCCGAGGGACCCAGTGCAGCACCCTGCGGAGGAACACCCTGCTGGCAGCTTTACTGGCAGTCCCCCAG TCTCAGCTACCTCTGGTGACGCAGGAACTTCTTTCTACATGCAAACACCCGAGCCAGGCCCTCACCCTGAGGGGGACACTGCCCAGAAAGTCCACATCAGATCCTCCTGGCTGGAGGATGCCACCATTGGCAACAGCAACAAGATGACCATCCGCACTGCTTCACAGGGTGGAGTTGGGGAGTCTGGAAACAGCGAGGAGccaaaggaagagacag ACTCGAGTTCTAAAGCCTCACCGTGTGGAAGCTGCTCCCGTGCCCCCAGCAGCTCCACGCTCCTCACTCCTAAGCTGAGGACCATGACTCTGGGAGACAGCAGCCCCCAGACCACAGAACCTGCGCTTAGGGAGGACGGAGCCTCTGATACCGGGGACTGTCGGACTCAGGAATGA
- the Pmepa1 gene encoding protein TMEPAI, whose product MEITELEFVQIVVIVVVMMVMVVVITCLLNHYKLSARSFISRHSQARRRDDGMSSEGCLWPSESTVSAGMSEPQVYAPPRPTDRLAVPPFVQRSRFQPTYPYLQQEIALPPTISLSDGEEPPPYQGPCTLQLRDPEQQLELNRESVRAPPNRTIFDSDLMDSTMLGGPCPPSSNSGISATCYGSGGRMEGPPPTYSEVIGHYPGSSFQHQQSHGPPSLLEGTRLHHPHIAPLENKEKEKQKGHPL is encoded by the exons CGGAGCTGGAGTTCGTGCAGATAGTGGTCAtcgtggtggtgatgatggtaatggtggtggtgatcaCATGCCTGCTGAACCACTACAAGCTATCGGCCCGCTCCTTCATCAGCCGGCACAGCCAGGCCAGGAGGAGAGACGACGGAATGTCCTCA GAAGGATGCCTGTGGCCCTCAGAGAGTACGGTGTCGGCCGGAATGTCAGAG CCGCAGGTCTATGCCCCTCCTCGACCCACTGACCGCCTGGCTGTGCCCCCCTTCGTCCAGCGGAGCCGTTTCCAGCCCACCTACCCCTACCTTCAGCAAGAGATTGCCCTGCCACCTACCATCTCACTGTCTGATGGGGAGGAGCCCCCACCCTACCAGGGTCCCTGCACCCTCCAGCTCCGGGACCCTGAACAACAGCTGGAGCTGAACCGAGAGTCTGTGCGTGCACCTCCCAATCGGACCATCTTCGACAGCGACCTTATGGACAGCACCATGCTGGGAGGCCCTTGCCCCCCCAGCAGTAACTCGGGCATCAGCGCTACCTGCTATGGCAGTGGTGGGCGCATGGAGGGGCCGCCCCCCACCTACAGTGAGGTCATCGGTCACTACCCAGGGTCCTCCTTCCAGCACCAGCAGAGTCACGGGCCGCCCTCCCTGCTAGAGGGGACCCGGCTCCATCACCCTCACATTGCCCCCCTGGAGAACaaggagaaggaaaaacaaaaaggtcaCCCCCTCTAA
- the Zbp1 gene encoding Z-DNA-binding protein 1 isoform X1, with the protein MAEAAADLSTGNNLEQKILQALNEIGGSVKIGQLVKKCQAPKKTINSILYRLKKEGKVSSPAPTTWCLGGSSSADEAPAVPEDLTAQPSLDDRIFRFLEANGPCRALHIAKALGMNTAKEVNPDLYRMRSSHLLSYDGQAWMIYDSSRKGQGLAHSEMRQEHAAIIYQQNPINMICQQGANNHISISESEAIQIGHGNTMLRQIACAQRGPSPHHPLLLPAPDDPSSQNTPPGAWGAQHIHMEKSLLRRVQLGHGNEMSLPRDPVQHPAEEHPAGSFTGSPPVSATSGDAGTSFYMQTPEPGPHPEGDTAQKVHIRSSWLEDATIGNSNKMTIRTASQGGVGESGNSEEPKEETDSSSKASPCGSCSRAPSSSTLLTPKLRTMTLGDSSPQTTEPALREDGASDTGDCRTQE; encoded by the exons ATGGCAGAAGCTGCTGCTGACCTGAGCACAGGAA ACAATCTGGAGCAAAAGATCCTACAGGCACTGAATGAAATCGGTGGCTCTGTGAAGATTGGCCAGCTGGTAAAGAAGTGCCAAGCGCCCAAGAAAACAATCAACTCAATCCTTTACCGCCTGAAGAAGGAGGGCAAAGTATCCTCCCCAGCCCCTACAACCTGGTGCTTAGGCGGGAGCTCTTCCGCAGATGAGGCTCCTGCAGTCCCTGAGGATCTCACCGCTCAGCCAAGCCTCG ATGATAGAATTTTCAGATTCCTGGAGGCCAACGGACCTTGCAGGGCCCTGCATATTGCCAAGGCTCTGGGCATGAATACGGCCAAAGAGGTGAACCCAGACCTGTACAGAATGAGAAGCAGTCACCTTCTGAGCTATGACGGGCAGGCGTGGATGATCTATGACTCAAGTCGGAAAGGTCAAGGGCTGG CTCATTCTGAAATGAGACAAGAGCACGCTGCAATCATTTACCAGCAGAATCCCATCAACATGATCTGCCAACAAGGAGCCAACAACCATATCTCCATCTCTGAGTCAGAAGCCATCCAGATCGGGCATGGGAACACCATGCTAAGGCAGATAGCCTGTGCTCAGAGAG GTCCCAGCCCCCATCATCCTCTCCTGCTACCCGCTCCAGATGACCCCTCTTCTCAGAACACCCCACCTGGTGCCTGGGGAGCTCAGCACATCCACATGGAGAAGTCCTTGCTCCGCCGTGTGCAGCTGGGCCATGGCAATGAGATGAGCCTCCCGAGGGACCCAGTGCAGCACCCTGCGGAGGAACACCCTGCTGGCAGCTTTACTGGCAGTCCCCCAG TCTCAGCTACCTCTGGTGACGCAGGAACTTCTTTCTACATGCAAACACCCGAGCCAGGCCCTCACCCTGAGGGGGACACTGCCCAGAAAGTCCACATCAGATCCTCCTGGCTGGAGGATGCCACCATTGGCAACAGCAACAAGATGACCATCCGCACTGCTTCACAGGGTGGAGTTGGGGAGTCTGGAAACAGCGAGGAGccaaaggaagagacag ACTCGAGTTCTAAAGCCTCACCGTGTGGAAGCTGCTCCCGTGCCCCCAGCAGCTCCACGCTCCTCACTCCTAAGCTGAGGACCATGACTCTGGGAGACAGCAGCCCCCAGACCACAGAACCTGCGCTTAGGGAGGACGGAGCCTCTGATACCGGGGACTGTCGGACTCAGGAATGA